GTGAGGAACATCACACATCACATAACTCTCTCATTTGGCGTTTctcgagaaagaaaagaagaagaagggttaATCCACAACCACGAGATGATTTTCGAGAGTTTACGACGTCGTTTTTATATTCAGCTACTGGAATTTCCAAATCATTCACGAATTATCCATAGCTGTGAGTGTGAGGTCGAAAATTTCTTGCAATTTCTTACAATATATTCTCCTTCCCGTGAGATTGCTTTGAATCGGAATTTTTCAATGCAGTATGCAGTTTTACGTTACCGTCCGTGTTTTCGAGCGGCCGGAATCTGGAACTGTTCATCGGAGGTTGGTCTCCGGCGGCGGCAAGTGCTAGAGCAAATTGATAAAGAGTTAGCCAAAGGTGATGATCGAGCGGCTCTCTTCCTCCTCAAGGAATCTCAGGGGAAGCTCGACGGCGTTCGATGCTTCGGCGCCGCTCGTCAGGTCAGTAATTACAAAGATTTTGATCGGAATTGCTAGCAGTTTCATTCTTGTTGTTTTGATTGCTTTCAATCTGTTTGTTGAAATGCTTCAACGAGATTGTAGTTCCAAAATTGGGAAGAAACAAAGCATAATCTTACAGGAAACCGCAAGCTGTTAGCACTTCCATTTGCAAGATTAATTATGATATTGAAGGAGAGATGTTATTATGCAGATTCCTCAAAGACTTTATACATTGGAAGAGCTGAAGCTAAATGGAATTGaaacttcatctcttttatcgCCGTTGGATTCAACTCTTGGTTCAATTGAAAGATATATTCAACTTGCTGCTGGTTTGCTTGCTGTTTCTGCTTGGAATCTCTTTGAATTTACTACCCAACAAATCTTCTACCTTTCTCttggatttctatttctttGGACCCTCGATTCGGTAAGTATCATACGATTGTTGTTATACTATGCTTTGAGTATAGTTATATAATTATTAGGGACGGTCAATCTCCACATATCTCTACAAATGGTATGTGCATAATAAACGTTTGTGACtttgcttttgtaatatttgaaTGCCTCATTTGAGATATCGCCACTCACCTGTGTATCTatgatttttcctttttcttttacaacTGTGAGTCAAAGCTTTGGTCCCTTATCACGGCGAGGTTTTTACTCTCTATCGATGCAAAAAGACGTTGACACTGAAAAAGACATCATAAGAAACTCTAAACGTTCTTGTAAATAAAGTTCTAAGGCTCGAACTCAAGAAGCATCAAGAGTTTTTGGTATACTCACTAGAAGTTAAAATTTGAAGGCCTTACAAACGGAGTTGGACTTGAGTGTCATTCTTTTTATCTAACTAATGAGAGACTTTAGGCCGTGTCTTTGATAATTTAGTTACTAAGCATGATGCTCTAATAAGTTATAAAGTTTCGACTTTTTCTTTTATGCCATAGGTGGCTTTGAATGGGGGAGTTGGAAGTTTGGTTCTTGATACAATTGGTCATACTTTTAGTAAGAAGTACCACAACAGAGTTATTCAAGTAAAATTCTCTCTCAATCTATTGCTGCATTTTATGATCCCTTCTTCATATATTTGAAGATAACATGATCTAATAGTCAATGAAAATTAACAGCATGAAGCAGGGCATTTCTTGATTGCCTACTTGCTCGGAGTTCTTCCGAAAGGCTACACGACGTCAAGTTTTGAAGCGTTTCAAAAGGAAGGGTCTCTCAATCTTCAGGCCGGCACTGCTTTTGTTGATTTTGAATTTCTTGAAGAAGTAAGTTTAATTTGATAGTTAACTAATTTTAGTTGAAGTTTGAGATCATTGTCTTTTGGTTAATAACTACCTTCCCTGTTCCCCACAGGTCAATGCAGGAAAAGTCTCGGCAACGGTACATTTTCCACTTAAAACCTTCCTGCTTTTCTcttttgtgtttttatttttctgttttttgaattttatgatCAAATTGTGAAAACAAAACATTAGTAAAGAGTGGAtattaaaatattgaaatctACAAGTGGCCGACGATCAACTCTGACGACCCCAGCAACGACCACTACCAACCATTAGTTGATTAGATACTGAAACTCCCTTATCTGCAAGGACAATATTACAATGTTTCGATTGTTTAGAGCTGAAAATCGAATAAAACTCATAAGTTTAAGTACCAAAgtgagattttttttccttatggAGATTATCTTTGGTGTTATTTGTTTGTTGATCAGATGTTGAACAGATTTTCATGCATAGCACTTGCTGGGGTGGCTACCGAGTATCTTCTATATGGATGTGCTGAGGGAGGTCTTGCCGATATCAACAAGGTTTGTTTTCTATCATTTATCGGTTGGATTTCAATGGCTTTTATTAGTTGTTTTCACCAACGAAAAGAATCATCAAATCGGTGTCATCAAAAAGGTAGATTTAGAAAGAAACGTTAGGTAACGTTATTGTTTCTTATTtcgtgatttttttttttatttgaagaaagataaagaaaaaaccTTTCATATATTTAGTCTTGGGTCAACAAAATGGCTGTTCGAAAGCCAAAACCGAACCAAACTAAACCGAAGCCTTTTGGTTTGACGTTAATTTGTTGGATGCAGTTGGATGTGTTGTTGAAAGGGCTAGGGTTTACACAAAAGAAGGCAGATTCTCAAGTAAGATGGGCAGTTTTAAACACTGTTTTGATATTGCGACGCCATGAAAGTGCAAGAACTAAGCTTGCTGATGCTATGTCATCCGGAAAATCGGTAGGAAATTGTATTGACGTTATAGAGAATAGTATTCATCTTCCTGACCTTTGACGTAATTTAGTACTTGTTTTGGACTGATTTTCGAAATGCACCCATTTCCATTTTTGAAGAATCCCAATAAAAAAGTTCCCtcttactactactactactattattattattattgggtTTGAAATAGTAAAATGTTCCATTCTGGCCTTAGTTCAAATGAATTAAGCCTAGAAGATTTACATCCTCATGATTTAATCGACTAACGCTTAACAATCTAAGTGATCAACTAAAAAGGACATAGGGATAAATGGCAAACATGACTTCAATGCATCATCTCCAATATCCATGAGCATGGAACAAAGAACTCTAAATACTTGCAACTTCCTCAAATAATCATGCCGCTATGATCTCGAATGACTTACCATCAATACTTTTCTGCTCTTCTTACGTAGGTTAAGCCACATCACTTTTTCACGGAATAGTGTTAGAATTTAGTTTTTGGCCTTCTAAAATTAAGGTTATAAACTAATGTTCCACCTCAGAGTTtctttgtttattatttattttctgatcatgttttcaaaattttgaaaactaaaaataagaataagaaagtAGTTATTAAAAACTTGTCTgtgttttataaatttaaccAAGAATGCATacttttttatttagaaaagatcaacatttttgtaaaaaatatagAGGAAAAAAGACATCTTCTTTGAATGATGGAATTCTAGGAGATGTTGGAATTCAAACTTTAAAGAGTCGAGGAGAAGAGCATCACCAAACATGACTTGCAAGGCTCTATCATGAACACTAGACATCTGAAACACATCTTTTTCTACTTTTCAACCCCactttgaaatttaaattgatGCGATTACTCACTTGAAGTGaacataaaataatttttccCACATGAATAACAAAGTATTAGATCAAACTATAAAttcctttctttcctttttcttaggAAGAAGATAAGCAACCAAATGCCACCACGACCAACTCTCCAAAAGCTCTTAAACATGAAGCACGAAGTTGGGGAAAAAATAATATCTAGAAATCATCGTTTCAAATAAAAGGACATCAAACAATCCTAATAAGATGCCAAAACTATAATGGCATGAAAAAGGTCAGAGACTTTAGGGAATGCCCAAACTAGGATAACACGGTCTAAATTTGTTCAATTTGTAAACTCTAGCTGATCTTTTGAAAGTTATGCTGAACTCTGAAGAAAGTCCAAACTGAAAGCAactttaagaaaacaaaaaacaaaaaacaaaaagaaaagtaaaacaGACGTGGGTAAACATGGGAAGATCAGAACTCAGGTGAATTTAGTGGTTACATGTAAAAAGGCACTCCATCTTCTCTCCTCTCCATACATGAACATTTTCATCCAGAATCAGCAAAATAGTAACCCTTTTCCAAATGCCAACAGGGCAGATGAAATTCTCTCTATGACTCCTCTACTCCTACACTAAAATGTTGGAAAATCAAATTTACAATTTCTGCTTTTGCAGATCAATTTTCAAATTAGAACCAAGAAATTAAGCTCCCAAACAGCCTCATTCATCTTCTTGCTTCCCATTTGATCATAGCATTAATCTACTAGAAGATGCCTACCGACCTCTTTCATCTACCTCCAATATTAGAGGTTGAACAAAAAGTTTCCCTCAGCTAGCAACTTTTATGGAACTTGTAGATAGATGGCTTCCTGAAAAAGAGCATGGAACAGCGCTCCAAAGTTTTCTAGAACAAAGTGAAAAGAGAAAGATAAGAAATCAACTGGGGCTGTTCTCATTTTACACTGAGATGAATACTTCCCATTCTGTAAACCAAAATTTGATTTCAACTTCCAAGATTCAGATTGCCTGCTCTCCATATCTTCCATACGTTAACCTGCATTTTTCTTGCTCAAATCTCTAGGTGATTTTCTAATTCCAAGGCATGTTGTTCCTCTCAAACCACTACTCTCACCATGTTTCTTTGGAGTGTTCGTTCCTCCATTTTGATGAATAGTACTGCTTTCCTTGCGTGTTGATAGGCCATTTCGACTTCCATCTCTACTTCTATTATCTTCTGGCACAAACTTATCTAACTGAGCGTCGTTTTCAGTCGGGTTTGGGTTTAACTTTCTTGGAGATTTTCGTAGAGTAGTTGGGACCTCACTATTTGGATGACTCTTCTTTAGGTCACTTTTCTGAATTTTTGCAGCCTCATTATTATCAAGATCAATCACTTCCACTTTCTCTTTAGGGGATTTAAAACCATGAGATGGGTCAGTTCTTCCAGAAGCAGCAGGAGCATCGATAGTCTCCTCTTTGACATTATTAAGATCAACATGTTCATTAATATTAGGGGGAAGAGCAGCAGGATCTAATTCAAATGATCCTTTTGGAAcatcttttctttcctttcctgTCATTCTAACCGAAGGAATTTGATGAGAAAATCTGTACAACTCATTAGGTGGAATCTTAAAGGAGTTTTGCCTATGCTTCTCAGTAGTATGAAACAAGCAGACAAAACCTTTGACCTTGTCCATGAAAGCAACCGATATACCGACACCTTCGACATAATCTGACAAGATCTCAACAAACTCATATTCAAAAGCTACATGTTTTTCAGGTTCAAAGCTCCATCTAATATCCCAGTCCTTGAAAAGAGCCCAAGTTTCTCCTTTCCTAGGATACATAAAGTAAGAATTCTTTGATGCCCCCTGCTTGGGGCAATGTACCATATGAGAGAACATGGGAAGATCAGCAGTTAGCTCAGATCCTCCTAGTGTATATTTGCCACAAGCTATCGGCAATTCTGCATCACACCATTTGATTTCATCTTTGTCATCAGGATGTGGTTCAAACCAGGTAATCTGGAGCTTGAATTCAGGGGAGAACACCTTTCTAATGCGGGCATAAAATCTTGGCATGCCATCAACAGTATCATAAATAGCCCATACCTGATTGACTGCAAAACAATCTGTCCCTTTATCCTTATCAAAATCGCTAAACTCAGGATCAGCACACACCAAAACATGTACTGCTTGCACGCCATTTTCCTCTGTATCAACAACCTCAGTTTTGGATTTTTTATCGTTTTTATCTGACCTGTTTTTCCCTTCTCTCACTACTTCCTCACATTTGGGTTTTCTGTTGGGCGAGTCTTGTGGATGGGGAGGCAGTACTTCCTGTTTGATGCCCTTGGCAGATGTTTCAACATTTAAAATTGCATCTTTCATCTCCTCTTTCAAGTCCGTAGATGCAGTGCCACTGGACTTCTTTGGACTCTGTAAACTGTCATCATCTTCACTTAAATATTTCCTGTATGAAACATGTTTTTTGTTCCTTGTAGATCTCCTTTGACTATTGTCTCTACTCAGGCCATCCTTCTCAGATACATCGTCATCTTCAACTTCGTCATATTCCAAATTGTTACCATGTGCAGTAGCAGATTTCCGTTGTCTCTTCCTATTTTGACTCTTGGAAGCAACTTTTTCCGTGCTTCTAGCTGCATCAGACTTGGCCTTTTCTTTCCCAGTCTTCTCTGCATCTACTTTGGGCTTAGCATTACTTCCCTGCCCCTTCTGTTTTTTTCCTGCTTTAGCATTCAAATCAACCCCAGCAGATCTATCCTGGGATTTCTTATCAGAACCTTGCTTATTTTCTGCAGCAGGTTTTGAGGGTCCTGATTCAGGAGCAACTTTTTTCTGAGGAACGTGCATTTGGTGAAATGTTGGAGGCATAGTTTGGTTATTCAAATCATGCGAGATAAATCCTCTACCACAATTCTGGCAGCGCAACATTTTACTAAGATAACATTTGAGGTACTGGTACCTCACATTACAAAATGGGCAGCAAGTCCAAAAAGCCTGCTGTGGTGGTGGTTGTGGTGGCTTAAAAGAACTCCCTCCAGGGTAATGTGAGAAAGAACCACTTGAGTAACCATTTGCAGTTCCTCTCTCTTGCTTGTTTACAGCTGTGTATCCATTCTGCTGATCATGAGATGACTTGGCAGCTGCAATATTTCTTCTTGCAGCTGCATACTTCAAATCATATAACTTTCGTTTTGACTGATCAGAAAGGAGTCTGTTGGCTTCACCAACAAGTTTGAAAGCAGCTTCCGCACCAGCAAACTTGTTCTTATCTGGGTGGAGTAACAGTGCAAGCTTCCTGTATTGCTTTTTAATAATTGTTTCGTCTGCTGATTGTTCAATTTGAAGAATCCCATACCAATCATTTTCGGCTCCATACATTCTATTCTGTGCTGAGCAGTGAATCTCACATACTGTTAGCAATTGAGTAATATTGTCAAGCGTAGGAAAGAGTCTTTGTGCTGTCTGAGCCATCTTCCTTGCCCCATTAAAATCACTGATTTCCAGCTTCTTTTCAGCAATTTTCATAGCCTTGATGGCCTCCTCCTTGTTGCACTCCATTACTACCACGTTCAAGCATCAACCACTTAAAATGTCAAACACAGAAGACACAGGAAGAATGGATTTTTCTACTCATGCTGCTGACTGTCCATCAGCAACGAAAGTCCATAGTCTCAATCTGCATTAACGTAAGCAAGTACACTTGTAGTAAGAAAACTTTGGGACTTTCTAAGAATAAGGTGTAATATCTACTTCATGATTTGAAATGCAGACAAAAATTCAAGCTTTGAACAGGGAGAATCTTACCAACATAACAATTGAACAGGCTGAAATAAATTGAAGCACGTCAGTTAAATAAGCAAATGGAGCATGAACGTCGCATCTTAAACAAAGGGGTTGAAGCTACAACATCCAGGAGTGCAAAGAATCCTAATCCTTGAAATTAATGTCTGCAAGTACAATTCAAATATCAATAtcaagaaaagggaaaaaaaatatcAGAACTAGCAGATGAATGGAAAATAAAAGAGCAAGAAGGAGAAAATAGAAATACAAGCAAAAAACGAAATTCAAACTCCCAAACAATCATAAGCATTATCCTTTTCATCTTCTGATTGGAGGCTCTTAGTTGGTCTCATTTTGTGGGACTCTTTATTTTGTAGGCTCTCTTTTCTATGCCCTTgtattaatta
The sequence above is drawn from the Cucumis melo cultivar AY chromosome 2, USDA_Cmelo_AY_1.0, whole genome shotgun sequence genome and encodes:
- the LOC103492217 gene encoding uncharacterized protein LOC103492217 isoform X1, which codes for MIFESLRRRFYIQLLEFPNHSRIIHSCECEVENFLQFLTIYSPSREIALNRNFSMQYAVLRYRPCFRAAGIWNCSSEVGLRRRQVLEQIDKELAKGDDRAALFLLKESQGKLDGVRCFGAARQIPQRLYTLEELKLNGIETSSLLSPLDSTLGSIERYIQLAAGLLAVSAWNLFEFTTQQIFYLSLGFLFLWTLDSVALNGGVGSLVLDTIGHTFSKKYHNRVIQHEAGHFLIAYLLGVLPKGYTTSSFEAFQKEGSLNLQAGTAFVDFEFLEEVNAGKVSATMLNRFSCIALAGVATEYLLYGCAEGGLADINKLDVLLKGLGFTQKKADSQVRWAVLNTVLILRRHESARTKLADAMSSGKSVGNCIDVIENSIHLPDL
- the LOC103492217 gene encoding uncharacterized protein LOC103492217 isoform X2 produces the protein MIFESLRRRFYIQLLEFPNHSRIIHSCECEYAVLRYRPCFRAAGIWNCSSEVGLRRRQVLEQIDKELAKGDDRAALFLLKESQGKLDGVRCFGAARQIPQRLYTLEELKLNGIETSSLLSPLDSTLGSIERYIQLAAGLLAVSAWNLFEFTTQQIFYLSLGFLFLWTLDSVALNGGVGSLVLDTIGHTFSKKYHNRVIQHEAGHFLIAYLLGVLPKGYTTSSFEAFQKEGSLNLQAGTAFVDFEFLEEVNAGKVSATMLNRFSCIALAGVATEYLLYGCAEGGLADINKLDVLLKGLGFTQKKADSQVRWAVLNTVLILRRHESARTKLADAMSSGKSVGNCIDVIENSIHLPDL
- the LOC103492216 gene encoding uncharacterized protein LOC103492216 → MECNKEEAIKAMKIAEKKLEISDFNGARKMAQTAQRLFPTLDNITQLLTVCEIHCSAQNRMYGAENDWYGILQIEQSADETIIKKQYRKLALLLHPDKNKFAGAEAAFKLVGEANRLLSDQSKRKLYDLKYAAARRNIAAAKSSHDQQNGYTAVNKQERGTANGYSSGSFSHYPGGSSFKPPQPPPQQAFWTCCPFCNVRYQYLKCYLSKMLRCQNCGRGFISHDLNNQTMPPTFHQMHVPQKKVAPESGPSKPAAENKQGSDKKSQDRSAGVDLNAKAGKKQKGQGSNAKPKVDAEKTGKEKAKSDAARSTEKVASKSQNRKRQRKSATAHGNNLEYDEVEDDDVSEKDGLSRDNSQRRSTRNKKHVSYRKYLSEDDDSLQSPKKSSGTASTDLKEEMKDAILNVETSAKGIKQEVLPPHPQDSPNRKPKCEEVVREGKNRSDKNDKKSKTEVVDTEENGVQAVHVLVCADPEFSDFDKDKGTDCFAVNQVWAIYDTVDGMPRFYARIRKVFSPEFKLQITWFEPHPDDKDEIKWCDAELPIACGKYTLGGSELTADLPMFSHMVHCPKQGASKNSYFMYPRKGETWALFKDWDIRWSFEPEKHVAFEYEFVEILSDYVEGVGISVAFMDKVKGFVCLFHTTEKHRQNSFKIPPNELYRFSHQIPSVRMTGKERKDVPKGSFELDPAALPPNINEHVDLNNVKEETIDAPAASGRTDPSHGFKSPKEKVEVIDLDNNEAAKIQKSDLKKSHPNSEVPTTLRKSPRKLNPNPTENDAQLDKFVPEDNRSRDGSRNGLSTRKESSTIHQNGGTNTPKKHGESSGLRGTTCLGIRKSPRDLSKKNAG